Sequence from the Merismopedia glauca CCAP 1448/3 genome:
GGAAGATTTATGAATTAGTCTTGTTGGCTCACTATTAACTTTACTTCTCCTAAATTGCCTGAATCCACTCTTTAACCTCATATTCTGTCCAAATTCCATTTTTCCAGTAGGGATCTGACTCAATTAACTGACGCACAGTAGCCGCATCTGGAGCTTCATAAATCCCGAAAACTTTGGTCAAATCTTGGGTAGGACCTAGGGTAATCAAAATACCATCAGCTTTTTGTTGATTAAGACCATCTAAATGAGCTTGACGATAAGGAGCGCGCTTTTCAATCACATTCTCGCAATAGCTACCCCAGAGAACAAATTTTGCCATAGATGAATAAGGGAGAATATAGGTCAAGATTTAGTTTTGGCAGTGACAAGTAATTAAATTATCTACTGCTAGAGGGAGACAACACAATGTAAAGTAATGTTAACCTAAATGGGGATCGCAGAAATACCCTAAACCCTCTCTTGTCATTTTTTTCATGTCTTCGTTAGATACCACATTGCAAATTTCTCGCTTGTTTCTAGCCACCCTAGGGACAAGGCTGTTTATGCACTGTGAAGACCGCATTCCTCGACAAGGTGCCGTATTAGTAGTCAGTAATCACCGTAGCTTTTTAGATCCTATCCTCCTCACCGCAGCTTTAGGTAGACCAATTCGGTTCGCTTGCCATCACTATATGGGTCAA
This genomic interval carries:
- a CDS encoding YciI family protein; the encoded protein is MAKFVLWGSYCENVIEKRAPYRQAHLDGLNQQKADGILITLGPTQDLTKVFGIYEAPDAATVRQLIESDPYWKNGIWTEYEVKEWIQAI